A window of Corvus cornix cornix isolate S_Up_H32 chromosome 4, ASM73873v5, whole genome shotgun sequence contains these coding sequences:
- the FABP1 gene encoding fatty acid-binding protein, liver, producing the protein MSFTGKYELQSQENFEPFMKALGLPEDQIQKGKDLKSISEIVQDGKKFKVTVTTGTKVMKNEFTIGEESELEMLNGEKVKAVVQMEGDNKLVTQVKGMKSVTELNGDTITHTMTLGDLTFKRVSKRI; encoded by the exons ATGAGCTTCACCGGAAAGTACGAGCTCCAGTCCCAGGAAAACTTTGAGCCCTTTATGAAAGCCCTTG GGCTCCCTGAGGACCAGATCCAGAAGGGCAAGGACCTCAAGAGCATCTCAGAAATTGTGCAGGATGGGAAAAAGTTCAAGGTTACTGTGACCACTGGCACAAAAGTGATGAAAAACGAGTTCACCATTGGGGAGGAGAGTGAGTTAGAGATGCTGAATGGAGAGAAAGTGAAG GCTGTTGTGCAGATGGAGGGTGACAACAAGCTGGTCACACAGGTGAAAGGGATGAAATCTGTCACAGAGCTCAACGGAGACACCATCACCCAC acaaTGACCCTGGGTGACCTCACCTTCAAGAGAGTCAGCAAGAGAATCTAG